One Besnoitia besnoiti strain Bb-Ger1 chromosome VIII, whole genome shotgun sequence DNA segment encodes these proteins:
- a CDS encoding hypothetical protein (encoded by transcript BESB_083480): MIKRQSPDPSLQHSVVSLWVPGPSAYDSYGSASTLSDFEPTKDVELEVHSEAAAAQTLAAPRGVLADNAELPPPQTVDGSPNSPFDFPQISPEDLDLAFGGDGHVAGSGDGAELDPSLQLLLLSPFVPSPPAADSATLASTVSAHGAAGDVEQEVSTEAASLPNPEAPHRGLTANAEESPYQNMDGSPTSPFDLPETLLHALELAFGGDGDVAGSGDGSEPGHKWFSCPIM, translated from the exons ATGATCAAGAGACAGTCCCCAG ACCCATCCTTGCAGCACAGCGTAGTGTCGCTGTGGGTGCCTGGCCCGTCGGCTTACGACTCGTACGGTTCCGCGTCTACACTGAGCGACTTCGAGCCCACAAAAGACGTCGAGCTGGAGGTCCATtcagaggccgcagccgcgcagacgctagcggcgccgcgtggggTGCTGGCAGACAACGCAGAACTGCCACCACCCCAAACCGTAGACGGCAGCCCGAACAGTCCTTTCGACTTCCCGCAGATCAGCCCGGAAGATCTGGACCTGGCGTTTGGGGGTGACGGGCACGTGGCAGGATCAGGTGATGGCGCCGAATTGG ATCCATCACTGCAGCTCTTGCTGTTGTCGCCATTCGTGCCTAGCCCGCCGGCAGCTGACTCGGCCACGTTGGCATCTACAGTGAGCGCCCATGGTGCTGCCGGCGATGTAGAACAGGAAGTCAGTACAGAGGCCGCAAGCCTGCCGAACCCCGAGGCGCCACATCGAGGACTGACAGCCAACGCAGAAGAGTCGCCATACCAAAACATGGATGGCAGCCCGACCAGCCCTTTCGATTTGCCGGAGACACTTCTGCACGCTCTGGAGCTGGCTTTTGGGGGTGACGGGGACGTGGCAGGATCAGGTGATGGGTCGGAACCGG GGCATAAGTGGTTCTCTTGCCCAATCATGTAG